A window from Chroicocephalus ridibundus chromosome 11, bChrRid1.1, whole genome shotgun sequence encodes these proteins:
- the LOC134521848 gene encoding LOW QUALITY PROTEIN: protocadherin alpha-2-like (The sequence of the model RefSeq protein was modified relative to this genomic sequence to represent the inferred CDS: inserted 1 base in 1 codon), translated as MEKERKRGRRKKRVKGIHRGGDDELGSGDAFSGVXACETSEQHTVSLQAQKRRGSVEAAPPRCGGEPGCERGGAARGGEESRCVRAAAGSRAGPVRAAAAAWAAAMGVSWCSMLRVVVVVQAAWSLVAGQVRYSVPEEAKAGTVVGRLSQDLGLEAGDAESRRLRLVSQGRRASVEVSGASGALVVSSRLDREELCGKSAPCALRLEVLVERPLRVFHVELEVTDINDNAPLFPAARKNLSMAESSLPGSRFPLEGASDADIGANAQLSYTLSPSEHFTLDVKSSDEIRKSVFLELTKPLDRETLPVHRLVLTASDGGRPSLTGTMELLISVLDVNDNAPQFNQSVYKLQLPESAAEGTLVVCVNATDPDLGIYGEVLYEIDTIVPASASDVFSIDANSGEIRLRGALDFETVTFYDLHIKAKDKGTPPLSGHCSVELEVLDVNDNAPEVWVTSLSVPVSEDAAVGTVVALLSVSDRDSGSNGRVRCAVWPASPFGLVSTFAGSYSLVLREALDRERVSEYEVEVRAEDGGSPPLRASRGVRVPVSDVNDNAPAFAQAVYTVLARENNAAGAELARVWARDPDEAGNGRVSYSVWEGGVGGASSGGGWRSASSYVSVDAESGRLWALRPLDYEEVQVLQFEVRAVDAGEPSLCGNATVQVFVVDENDNAPALLPASGGGAWSGSSAEAASVPGSGSVWAWAWASWGTPAGQVVAKIRAVDADSGYNAWLRYELWEPRGKGPFRVGLYSGEVSTARALEEADGPRQRLVIVVRDHGEPSLSATATLSVSLVEGGEAALAAAGSSSSSSLSGVGLRPAEGGASVSSSAATNVWLVVAICAVSSLFLLAVVLYVASRWAPRAAVLSGPGAATLVCASEVGSWSYSQRQSRSLCVADGAGKSDLMVFSPNFPPPAPVPAAKESNPVAPALLDTVSGPPFLASRPF; from the coding sequence cgggggggcggcgcggggcggtgagGAGAGCCGGTGcgtccgggcggcggcggggagccgtgCGGGGCCCGTgcgagcggcggcggctgctTGGGCGGCGGCGATGGGCGTGAGTTGGTGTTCCATGttgcgggtggtggtggtggtgcaggcggCGTGGTCGCTGGTCGCTGGTCAGGTGCGGTACTCGGTGCCGGAGGAAGCCAAGGCCGGGACGGTGGTGGGTCGTCTGTCGCAGGACCTGGGCCTGGAGGCGGGCGATGCGGAGTCGCGGCGCCTGCGCCTGGTGTCGCAGGGCCGTCGTGCGAGCGTGGAGGTgagcggggcgagcggggcgcTGGTGGTGAGCTCGCGTctggaccgggaggagctgtGCGGGAAGAGCGCGCCGTGCGCCCTgcgcctggaggtgctggtggagcggCCGCTGCGCGTCTTCcacgtggagctggaggtgaccgACATCAACGACAACGCcccgctcttccccgccgcccgcaAAAACCTCAGCATGGCGGAATCGTCGTTGCCGGGGTCCCGCTTCCCGCTGGAGGGCGCGTCGGATGCAGATATCGGAGCCAACGCGCAGCTCTCCTATACACTCAGCCCCAGCGAGCACTTTACACTCGATGTTAAATCCTCTGATGAAATAAGGAAATCTGTGTTCCTGGAACTCACGAAACCGCTGGACCGCGAGACTTTGCCTGTGCACCGTTTGGTGTTGACGGCGAGTGACGGTGGCCGTCCGTCGCTGACGGGCACGATGGAGTTGTTGATCTCGGTGCTGGACGTGAATGACAACGCACCCCAGTTCAACCAGTCGGTGTATAAATTGCAGCTGCCGGAGAGCGCTGCAGAGGGGACGCTGGTGGTGTGTGTGAACGCCACGGATCCAGACTTGGGAATATATGGGGAAGTGCTTTATGAAATTGATACTATTGTTCCTGCCTCGGCCTCAGATGTATTCAGCATCGATGCGAACAGTGGGGAGATCAGACTGAGGGGCGCCCTGGACTTTGAGACAGTTACTTTCTACGACCTCCACATTAAGGCGAAAGATAAGGGGACGCCCCCGCTGTCGGGCCACTGCAGCGTGGAGCTGGAGGTgttggacgtgaacgacaacgcgccggagGTGTGGGTGACGTCGCTGTCGGTGCCGGTGTCGGAGGACGCGGcggtggggacggtggtggcgcTGCTGAGCGTGTCGGACCGGGACTCGGGGTCGAACGGGCGCGTGCGGTGCGCGGTGTGGCCGGCGTCGCCGTTCGGTCTGGTGTCGACGTTCGCGGGGTCGTACTCGCTGGTGCTGCGGGAGGCGCTGGACCGGGAGCGGGTGTCGGAGTACGAGGTGGAGGTGCGTGCGGAGGACGGCGGGTCGCCGCCGCTGCGCGCCAGTCGCGGGGTGCGTGTGCCGGTgtcggacgtgaacgacaacgcgccggcgtTCGCGCAGGCGGTGTACACGGTGCTGGCGCgggagaacaacgcggcgggcgcggagctggCGCGTGTGTGGGCGCGGGACCCGGACGAGGCGGGCAACGGGCGCGTGAGCTACTCGGTGTGGGAGGGCGGTGTCGGGGGCGCGTCgtcgggcggggggtggcggtcgGCGTCGAGCTACGTGTCGGTGGACGCGGAGAGCGGGCGGCTGTGGGCGCTGCGGCCGTTGGACTACGAGGAGGTGCAGGTGCTGCAGTTCGAGGTGCGTGCGGTGGACGCGGGGGAGCCGTCGCTGTGCGGCAACGCCACGGTGCAGGTCTTCGTGgtggacgagaacgacaacgcgccggcgctgctgccggcgTCGGGCGGCGGCGCGTGGTCCGGGTCGTCGGCAGAGGCGGCGTCGGTGCCGGGGTCGGGGTCGGTGTGGGCGTGGGCGTGGGCGTCGTGGGGGACGCCGGCGGGGCAGGTGGTGGCGAAGATCCGGGCGGTGGACGCGGACTCGGGCTACAACGCGTGGCTGCGCTACGAGCTGTGGGAGCCGCGGGGGAAGGGCCCGTTCCGCGTGGGGCTGTACAGCGGCGAGGTGAGCACGGCGCGGGCGCTGGAGGAGGCGGACGGCCCGCGGCAGCGGCTGGTGATCGTggtgcgtgaccacggggagccGTCGCtctcggccacggccacgctgagcGTGTCGCTGGTGGAGGGCGGcgaggcggcgctggcggccgcgggctcgtcgtcgtcgtcgtcgttgtCGGGGGTAGGGCTGCGtccggcggagggcggcgcgtCGGTGTCGTCGTCTGCGGCGACGAACGTGTGGCTGGTGGTGGCGATCTGCGCGGTGTCGAGCCTGTTCCTGCTGGCGGTGGTGCTGTACGTGGCGTCGCGGTGGGCGCCGCGGGCGGCCGTGCTGTCGGGGCCCGGTGCGGCGACGCTGGTGTGCGCCAGCGAAGTGGGGAGCTGGTCGTACTCGCAGCGGCAGAGCCGGAGCCTGTGCGTGGCGGACGGCGCGGGCAAGAGCGACCTGATGGTTTTCAGCCCCAACTTCCCGCCGCCGGCGCCCGTCCCCGCGGCGAAGGAGTCGAATCCGGTGGCGCCCGCTCTCCTGGACACGGTCAGTGGCCCTCCCTTTCTCGCCTCTCGCCCCTTCTAA